One Nostoc punctiforme PCC 73102 DNA window includes the following coding sequences:
- a CDS encoding TonB-dependent siderophore receptor, translating to MKLLRSLFISCFFIVVIIQPTQAKEVTEISRLQELNRSTRTVKEWLAQIEQQNPPDQKEKQESEVVQVTSVKANPTDKGLEVILQTSKGQELQVVNRSSGNNFITDIPNAQLRLPNGDAFTFRSTRPIAGVSEITVTNFDAQTIRVSVTGEAGVPIVELFDSPDEGIIFSVASSASSAQQPQQQPQTQNPTPSGQSEGSQQTQPTQPSAQNDEPIELVVTGEQDGYAVPEASTATKTDTPLRDIPQSIQVIPQQVIRDQGITRITDATRNVSGTTIASGYGNLIGDVRVRGFSSGFLRDGFASQPFFIDGGNIEQVEVLKGPASVLYGASEPGGIVNYVTKKPLSNPYYAVDLTAGSYDFYKSAIDLTGPLSNDKLLLYRLNVSYENSGSYRDFIDNDIVFIAPVVTYQVSDSTDITLAYEYLNAKLGFDRGFQPFSAFLQVPRNLNIAETDDFQDIEQHRLNLTLNHRFNQNLRLRSGFLYLSEKQDSFVTQPGELDADGRTLTDRSYFGGPSNADNYALQTDLIGDFKTGSITHQLLLGLEWRKRDQADRGISGVYEGSFDIFNPAYGLPRIADPNSFFEQTTITTGIYLQDQVTLLPNLKLLAGGRYDFVEYSSGDGQSAPTEFYDSAFSPRIGIVYQPIEPISLYASYSSSFVPNNSRTASGEPLEPSRGTQYEVGIKAELFDKRLSATLAVYDITKTNIPTTDPDDDQFLIAVGEVKSRGIELDIAGEISPGWKVIASGYLNDAFVSKDNNLPEGRRLTNAPTQGASLWTNYEIQKGDLRGLGIGAGLFFVGDRTANIDDPLTLPSYVRTDASISYKRDNWRAALNFKNIFNIKYYESNDYLVFPQAPFTLQGTISVEF from the coding sequence ATGAAACTGTTGCGATCGCTGTTTATTTCCTGTTTTTTTATTGTTGTGATTATACAACCAACTCAGGCAAAGGAAGTAACTGAAATTTCTCGTCTACAGGAACTAAACCGTTCCACAAGAACAGTCAAAGAATGGTTAGCTCAGATAGAACAACAGAACCCTCCTGACCAAAAAGAGAAACAGGAGAGTGAAGTTGTACAAGTTACCTCAGTGAAAGCAAACCCCACCGATAAGGGTTTAGAGGTGATTTTACAAACCTCGAAAGGACAAGAATTGCAAGTAGTGAATCGCAGTTCGGGCAATAACTTCATCACTGATATTCCCAATGCCCAACTGCGTTTACCGAACGGTGACGCTTTTACATTTCGCTCTACTAGACCAATTGCAGGTGTTAGCGAAATAACGGTAACAAACTTTGATGCTCAGACTATTCGGGTAAGTGTGACGGGTGAGGCGGGTGTACCCATTGTTGAGTTATTTGACAGTCCGGATGAGGGTATTATCTTCTCTGTAGCTAGTTCTGCATCTTCTGCACAACAGCCGCAGCAACAGCCTCAAACGCAAAACCCTACCCCTTCAGGACAGAGTGAGGGGTCACAACAAACACAGCCAACTCAACCATCAGCACAGAATGATGAACCAATTGAACTTGTGGTTACAGGTGAGCAAGATGGATATGCTGTGCCAGAAGCATCAACTGCAACTAAAACTGATACACCTTTACGTGATATTCCCCAGTCAATTCAGGTAATTCCCCAACAGGTGATCAGGGATCAAGGAATCACACGAATTACGGATGCGACTCGCAATGTTTCAGGCACAACGATCGCATCTGGCTACGGCAACCTGATCGGAGATGTTCGGGTTCGTGGCTTCTCTAGTGGTTTCTTAAGAGATGGATTTGCCAGTCAGCCTTTCTTCATCGATGGCGGCAATATTGAACAAGTAGAGGTGCTAAAGGGGCCTGCTTCGGTACTATACGGGGCATCAGAGCCAGGTGGAATCGTGAATTATGTCACCAAGAAACCCTTGAGTAATCCTTACTATGCAGTCGATTTAACTGCCGGAAGCTACGACTTCTACAAAAGTGCGATCGATTTGACTGGGCCACTTAGCAATGACAAACTATTACTGTATCGCTTGAATGTTTCCTATGAAAACTCCGGTAGCTACAGAGATTTCATTGACAATGATATTGTTTTTATCGCTCCCGTTGTCACCTATCAAGTTAGCGACTCAACCGACATCACCTTAGCCTATGAATATCTAAACGCGAAACTAGGGTTCGATCGCGGTTTTCAACCTTTCTCTGCCTTTTTACAGGTGCCCAGAAATCTGAATATCGCAGAAACTGACGATTTTCAAGATATTGAGCAGCATCGCCTCAATTTAACACTAAACCATCGGTTTAATCAGAATCTACGCCTCAGAAGCGGCTTTCTCTACCTCTCTGAGAAGCAAGACAGTTTTGTAACTCAACCCGGAGAACTGGACGCAGACGGTCGCACGTTAACAGACCGATCGTACTTTGGCGGCCCGAGTAACGCTGACAACTATGCATTGCAAACGGATTTGATTGGTGACTTTAAAACCGGTTCCATTACCCATCAACTACTGCTGGGGTTGGAATGGCGCAAAAGAGACCAGGCTGATCGGGGTATCAGTGGAGTTTATGAGGGGTCATTCGATATTTTCAATCCAGCCTATGGCTTACCACGCATAGCAGATCCCAATAGTTTCTTCGAGCAAACTACCATCACCACTGGCATCTACCTGCAAGACCAGGTGACATTGCTCCCAAATCTCAAATTACTAGCTGGCGGCAGATATGATTTTGTGGAATACAGTAGTGGCGATGGTCAATCCGCGCCGACTGAATTTTATGATAGTGCTTTTTCACCTCGCATTGGCATTGTCTATCAACCGATTGAACCGATTTCGCTCTATGCCAGCTACAGTAGTTCCTTTGTCCCCAATAATTCTAGAACTGCCAGTGGAGAACCGCTAGAGCCTTCGCGCGGGACTCAGTATGAAGTAGGCATTAAAGCTGAACTTTTTGATAAACGACTGTCAGCCACACTCGCAGTCTATGACATCACCAAAACCAACATTCCGACTACAGATCCTGATGACGATCAATTCTTGATCGCAGTTGGAGAAGTGAAAAGCCGAGGAATTGAACTGGATATTGCGGGGGAAATTTCACCGGGTTGGAAAGTGATTGCTTCTGGCTATTTAAATGATGCCTTTGTGAGCAAAGATAACAATCTACCCGAAGGTCGCCGCTTGACAAATGCGCCAACTCAGGGGGCGAGTTTGTGGACAAACTATGAAATTCAAAAGGGTGACTTGAGAGGTTTGGGAATTGGCGCAGGGCTATTTTTCGTAGGCGATCGCACTGCCAACATCGACGATCCATTAACCCTTCCCTCTTATGTCAGAACTGACGCTTCTATCTCTTATAAACGCGATAATTGGAGGGCTGCGCTCAACTTTAAAAATATCTTCAATATTAAATATTACGAATCAAACGACTACCTCGTCTTCCCACAAGCACCATTTACTTTACAGGGAACCATTTCTGTAGAGTTTTGA
- a CDS encoding PepSY-associated TM helix domain-containing protein, which translates to MPAKKLRHLTFILHRILGFAIGLIAIPLSLTGSLIVFQHEINEFQLHQQFGAILPKGDRLSLEVVLDIVKAAYSKLPEMALQRVYFPTKLDDFFNVVISIQGNDWVEVYVNPYTGAILGNSLDPNAIQGFLQFVYELHTSLKLGDLGLQIVGIVGLVTSIVVILGIILWPGWRKLIAGFKIKWDAHPKRFNFDLHKVSGITTAIFLLFTFFTGFAWNLGYVDPLIRAITLSPSLPELVSVPLAGQSPLPLSQQIKTAQLALPDGALRSIDLTTDPKAPLRLRMKLPQEVEEYGKSNVYLDQYSGQILRVDNSLKASLGDKILNSFEPLHYGTFGGLPTRIIYVFFGLSPLILFITGFVMWWYRKPKQKDDYSHKQSYIK; encoded by the coding sequence ATGCCTGCGAAAAAGCTCCGTCATTTGACCTTTATTCTGCATCGCATCCTGGGTTTTGCGATCGGATTAATTGCCATCCCACTTAGCTTAACTGGCAGCTTGATCGTTTTCCAGCACGAAATCAACGAGTTTCAACTGCATCAACAGTTTGGTGCTATTTTGCCCAAAGGCGATCGCTTATCACTGGAAGTCGTTCTGGATATTGTCAAAGCTGCCTATAGCAAGCTGCCGGAAATGGCATTGCAAAGGGTTTATTTCCCTACTAAACTGGACGATTTCTTTAATGTCGTCATCTCAATTCAGGGCAATGATTGGGTAGAAGTCTACGTCAACCCTTATACGGGGGCAATTCTGGGCAACAGTCTGGATCCCAATGCCATACAGGGCTTTCTCCAATTTGTTTATGAACTCCATACCTCTTTGAAATTGGGCGATCTGGGTTTACAGATTGTTGGTATCGTGGGTTTAGTGACGAGCATCGTTGTGATCTTGGGAATTATCTTGTGGCCCGGTTGGCGCAAGCTGATAGCAGGTTTCAAAATTAAGTGGGATGCCCACCCCAAGCGGTTTAACTTCGATCTGCACAAGGTATCTGGTATTACTACCGCCATATTTTTACTGTTCACATTTTTCACTGGATTTGCCTGGAATTTGGGCTATGTTGACCCTCTGATTCGTGCCATTACCTTGAGTCCTTCGCTTCCTGAGCTTGTCTCTGTGCCGTTAGCAGGTCAATCTCCCCTACCTCTGAGCCAGCAGATAAAAACGGCTCAACTTGCCCTACCGGACGGAGCATTGCGGAGCATTGACTTAACGACAGATCCGAAAGCGCCTCTGCGATTGCGGATGAAGCTGCCCCAAGAGGTGGAGGAATACGGTAAGAGCAATGTCTATCTGGATCAATACAGTGGTCAGATTTTACGAGTTGATAATTCATTAAAGGCATCGTTAGGCGACAAGATTCTCAATTCCTTCGAGCCACTGCACTACGGCACCTTCGGCGGCTTACCCACTCGCATTATCTATGTCTTCTTTGGTCTGTCTCCGTTAATTCTATTTATTACTGGCTTTGTAATGTGGTGGTATCGCAAACCCAAGCAGAAAGATGATTATTCTCATAAACAGAGTTATATAAAATAA
- a CDS encoding nucleotide disphospho-sugar-binding domain-containing protein produces MANIVFYVSFLQNDFNSTIKLAKTLKSLGHKVFYLGMLDSEEKVFKYGFPFLPILEKWFPKGFYQQEDYNRLNFSGLRLSLECRKYRKLRSSLIYSLYKGENREIHNAIKKADTDLLLIGTSCSSEASIIAFIAYDCQISTIYLTDMFTELPPINKILQDKKNTLNVQLLKRFYNKFKAASEALKRSLLWLVGKSLDEDIIRNFATIKSKIPLELLDFSNNLPLKLPHLFLCPEELDFPNSYREGCYYAEASIDLQREEPSFDWSKLNNNRVLIYCSLGTTGETFETLGIKKVKQFFQDVIDAVSLKKEYQLIVSASDHINVEDFHYVPENTIIVNRAPQLALLEKASLAIIHGGVRTIKECIFFGVPMIVFPVSSDQPENAERVEYHKLGVVGNIENTSANLIMDSIERIENDFFLKQRLEAWKNKFREIEHSEKATKFILNILEQNKCV; encoded by the coding sequence ATGGCAAATATTGTATTTTATGTTAGCTTTTTACAAAACGATTTTAATAGCACTATTAAGCTGGCAAAAACACTAAAATCACTTGGACACAAAGTATTTTATTTAGGAATGCTAGATTCAGAAGAAAAGGTTTTTAAATATGGCTTTCCATTTTTACCAATTTTAGAGAAATGGTTTCCCAAAGGATTTTACCAACAAGAAGACTATAATAGACTAAACTTTAGCGGATTAAGGTTGTCATTAGAGTGCAGAAAATACAGGAAACTTAGAAGCTCTTTAATTTATTCCTTATACAAAGGGGAAAACAGAGAAATACATAATGCAATAAAAAAAGCAGATACTGATTTACTATTGATAGGTACATCCTGCTCTTCTGAAGCTTCAATAATAGCATTTATAGCTTATGATTGCCAGATATCAACTATTTATTTAACAGATATGTTTACAGAATTACCACCAATAAACAAAATCCTGCAAGACAAAAAGAATACTTTAAATGTTCAGCTTCTGAAAAGATTTTATAATAAATTTAAAGCTGCTAGCGAAGCATTGAAAAGAAGTTTGCTTTGGTTGGTTGGAAAAAGTTTAGATGAAGATATTATCAGAAACTTTGCAACTATTAAGAGTAAAATACCTTTAGAATTGTTAGACTTTTCTAACAATCTTCCTTTGAAATTACCACACTTGTTTTTATGCCCAGAGGAATTAGATTTTCCTAACTCTTATAGAGAAGGATGTTACTATGCTGAAGCTTCTATAGATTTGCAAAGAGAAGAGCCATCTTTTGATTGGTCAAAACTGAATAATAATCGAGTCCTAATTTATTGCTCTTTGGGAACTACAGGAGAAACCTTTGAAACTTTAGGCATAAAGAAAGTTAAACAATTTTTTCAGGATGTAATTGATGCTGTATCTCTCAAAAAGGAATACCAATTAATCGTATCAGCAAGCGATCATATTAATGTTGAAGACTTTCACTATGTCCCTGAAAATACGATAATCGTTAATAGGGCACCACAATTGGCACTTCTCGAAAAAGCATCTCTAGCAATCATACATGGAGGAGTACGTACTATTAAAGAATGTATATTCTTTGGAGTACCAATGATAGTATTTCCTGTGAGTTCCGATCAACCAGAAAATGCAGAAAGAGTAGAATATCATAAATTAGGCGTAGTTGGTAATATTGAAAATACATCTGCCAATCTCATCATGGATTCCATTGAGAGAATAGAAAATGATTTTTTCTTGAAGCAGCGATTAGAAGCATGGAAAAATAAATTTAGAGAAATAGAACATTCTGAAAAGGCAACAAAATTTATATTGAATATTTTAGAGCAGAATAAATGCGTCTAA
- a CDS encoding MFS transporter — protein MRTLIIVWLSQIVSIVGSNMTGFAFTIWVWELTGQATSLALFALFAQVPQIFIIPIAGVIVDRWNRKYLMMVGDTVSGLLTITVLLLYITHDLQLWHLYLAVGVKGTFQQFQKLAFSASVSMMVPKQQYSRASSISFLATSSSNIIAPALAGALYVVIGLVGILIIDITTFAIALLTLLLVHIPQPKITKAGTRDSKNLKQDLYFGWRYVAVRPGLLAMLVLVLLFVFAYEFGESLVTPLILTRTGNDSKVLGVIFSTAGLGGIIGALLVGIRGNLQPRIHAVLLGMAGAGLSQTVFGLGRVPLIWFPAQFCSALNFPIMGSADDAIWLSKIKPELQGRVFAMRSMVMPISTVLANLIAGPLADGVFEPAMKPDGSLAPIFGWIFGTGGGAGIALLYVISSLCMLAIGLGGYAFRVLRDVEIILPDYDVGAE, from the coding sequence GTGCGTACTCTTATTATTGTTTGGCTTAGTCAAATAGTTTCCATCGTTGGCAGTAACATGACCGGATTTGCTTTCACTATTTGGGTGTGGGAACTCACAGGTCAAGCTACGTCTTTAGCCTTGTTTGCTTTATTTGCACAAGTGCCGCAAATTTTTATTATTCCCATAGCTGGGGTGATTGTAGATCGCTGGAACCGTAAATATTTAATGATGGTTGGTGACACAGTAAGCGGGCTGTTGACCATAACTGTCTTACTACTTTACATAACTCATGATTTGCAATTATGGCATTTATATTTGGCTGTAGGTGTCAAAGGAACTTTTCAGCAATTTCAAAAACTGGCATTCTCGGCATCAGTATCAATGATGGTGCCAAAGCAGCAGTACAGTCGCGCTAGCAGCATCAGTTTCCTGGCAACCTCTAGTTCTAATATCATTGCACCAGCGTTAGCAGGTGCCCTCTATGTAGTCATTGGTCTTGTTGGCATCTTAATTATTGATATCACTACTTTTGCGATCGCTTTACTTACATTGCTGCTAGTACATATACCGCAACCTAAGATTACAAAAGCGGGTACGCGTGATAGCAAAAACCTGAAGCAGGATCTCTATTTTGGCTGGCGCTATGTTGCTGTACGCCCCGGACTGCTTGCGATGCTAGTATTAGTGTTGCTCTTCGTTTTTGCCTATGAATTTGGCGAATCACTTGTTACTCCCCTAATTCTGACACGCACTGGTAATGATAGTAAAGTATTAGGTGTTATATTTTCGACAGCAGGGTTAGGTGGCATTATTGGGGCGTTGCTCGTGGGCATTAGGGGTAATTTGCAGCCCCGAATACATGCAGTGTTGCTAGGTATGGCTGGTGCTGGTTTGAGCCAAACAGTGTTTGGTCTAGGGAGAGTACCGTTAATTTGGTTTCCTGCCCAATTCTGTTCAGCTCTCAATTTTCCAATAATGGGCAGTGCCGATGACGCTATATGGTTAAGCAAGATAAAACCTGAGTTACAGGGACGTGTTTTTGCAATGCGTTCTATGGTGATGCCGATTAGTACGGTTTTAGCAAACTTAATAGCTGGGCCACTAGCTGATGGTGTTTTTGAACCAGCAATGAAGCCTGATGGTAGTCTTGCCCCCATATTTGGTTGGATATTTGGCACAGGAGGTGGTGCAGGCATAGCACTCCTGTATGTCATTTCTTCCCTATGTATGTTAGCGATTGGCTTAGGTGGATATGCCTTTCGTGTGTTGCGTGACGTAGAAATCATCTTGCCAGATTATGATGTCGGTGCAGAGTAG
- a CDS encoding class I SAM-dependent methyltransferase — MSKDLEERDYSKGAKYIAQHKYSEAIAFYKKSIETDPDLMSNYWYLCLALLLQKQESEAMAIWRSILEKADIEKVKNWTLDIVEVLTAEAIRCKAAFDFESAHRFYGYAAIARGEAWKKVKGYKFTNDWFSQNLPIWENYLIHLANKPEINILEIGSWEGMSACWLLDRILTHESSRITCIDTFEGSIEHKLEYNDSYIKSVEEKFDFNISHTGVQEKVTKIIGNSQDVMRSLPLKSYDMLYIDGSHLASDVLMDAVLGWGLVKIGGLIVFDDYDFKFPNSVDAGQDTKIGIDAFLKVFCKKVNIIHQGHQVIIEKGVVA, encoded by the coding sequence ATGAGTAAGGATTTAGAAGAAAGGGATTATTCAAAGGGAGCTAAATATATAGCTCAACATAAATATAGTGAAGCAATAGCTTTCTATAAGAAAAGCATTGAAACCGATCCTGACTTAATGTCTAATTATTGGTATCTATGTTTAGCACTATTGCTTCAGAAACAAGAATCAGAAGCTATGGCTATTTGGCGATCTATTCTAGAGAAAGCAGACATAGAAAAAGTTAAGAATTGGACATTAGATATAGTTGAGGTGCTAACAGCAGAAGCTATCAGATGCAAAGCAGCCTTTGACTTTGAGTCTGCCCATAGATTTTACGGGTATGCTGCTATTGCACGGGGTGAAGCCTGGAAAAAAGTGAAAGGGTATAAGTTCACAAATGATTGGTTTAGTCAAAATCTCCCAATCTGGGAAAATTATCTAATACACTTAGCTAATAAGCCTGAAATTAATATTCTAGAAATTGGTAGTTGGGAAGGCATGTCTGCGTGCTGGTTACTAGATCGCATCCTCACTCATGAATCCTCAAGAATCACGTGTATAGATACCTTTGAGGGAAGCATTGAGCACAAACTTGAATATAACGATAGTTACATAAAATCCGTTGAGGAAAAATTTGATTTCAATATCTCCCACACAGGAGTACAAGAGAAAGTAACGAAAATTATTGGTAATTCCCAAGATGTGATGCGATCGCTCCCCCTTAAAAGTTACGATATGCTTTATATTGATGGCTCTCACTTAGCAAGTGATGTCCTTATGGATGCTGTTTTAGGTTGGGGGCTTGTCAAGATCGGAGGTCTCATTGTTTTTGATGACTACGATTTTAAATTTCCCAACAGCGTAGATGCAGGGCAGGATACAAAAATCGGCATAGACGCTTTCCTGAAGGTATTTTGCAAAAAAGTCAACATTATTCATCAAGGTCATCAAGTTATAATTGAAAAGGGCGTTGTTGCGTGA
- the aspS gene encoding aspartate--tRNA ligase yields the protein MRTHYCGELRKEHIGETVTFYGWVDRRRDHGGVVFLDLRDRSGIVQIVSDPQRTPDSYEQANALRNEYVVEITGRVTQRPEESLNTRIPTGEVEIYADKIKLLNAVGKQLPFQVSVADTETVREDLRLKYRYLDLRRERMAQNLQLRHQIVKAMRRYLEDLEGFIEVETPILTRSTPEGARDYVLPSRVNPGEWYALPQSPQLFKQLLMVSGLDRYYQIARCFRDEDLRADRQPEFTQLDMEMSFMSQEEIIELNESLVCHIFKTVKGIELQRPFLRLTYAEGMERYGSDKPDTRYGLELVDVSDIVKDSGFKVFRDTVTNGGIVKILPIPNGNDVISNVRIKPGGDLFKEASEAGAKGLAYIRVRDDGEIDTIGAIKDNLSEEQKQEILRRTGAKAGHLLLFGAGEAATVNKTLDRLRQAIAREFNLIDPDKINLLWITDFPMFEWNADEKRLEALHHPFTAPHPDDLSDLKTARAQAYDLVLNGVEVGGGSLRIYQREIQQQVFEAIGLSPEEAQSKFGFLLEAFEYGTPPHGGIAYGLDRLVMLLAGEESIRDVIAFPKTQQARCLLTDAPSSVDAKQLKELHVASTYKPKS from the coding sequence ATGCGAACTCATTATTGCGGCGAACTCCGAAAAGAACATATTGGAGAAACAGTTACCTTTTACGGATGGGTAGACCGTCGCCGCGATCACGGTGGTGTGGTATTTTTAGATTTACGCGATCGCTCTGGAATTGTCCAAATCGTCAGCGATCCGCAACGCACCCCAGATTCTTATGAACAGGCCAACGCCCTGCGTAATGAATATGTTGTCGAAATCACTGGTAGAGTAACGCAACGTCCTGAAGAATCGTTGAATACCCGCATCCCCACAGGCGAGGTAGAAATCTACGCTGATAAAATTAAACTCCTCAATGCTGTCGGCAAACAGTTGCCTTTCCAAGTTTCCGTAGCTGACACCGAGACAGTGCGGGAAGACTTGCGGCTGAAATATCGTTATTTGGATTTGCGACGCGAACGCATGGCGCAAAATTTGCAATTGCGTCATCAAATTGTTAAAGCCATGCGTCGTTATCTCGAAGATTTGGAAGGTTTTATCGAAGTCGAAACCCCAATACTTACCCGTTCTACCCCAGAAGGGGCGCGGGATTATGTTCTACCCAGTCGCGTCAATCCTGGAGAGTGGTATGCTTTGCCGCAATCACCCCAGCTATTTAAACAATTGCTGATGGTATCCGGCTTGGATAGATATTATCAGATTGCCCGTTGCTTTCGTGATGAAGATTTACGCGCCGACAGACAACCAGAATTTACCCAGTTGGACATGGAAATGAGCTTCATGTCCCAAGAAGAAATTATCGAACTAAACGAAAGCTTAGTTTGTCATATCTTCAAAACAGTTAAAGGTATTGAGTTACAGCGTCCTTTCCTCCGCCTCACTTATGCAGAGGGTATGGAACGTTACGGCAGTGATAAACCAGATACCCGCTATGGTTTGGAATTAGTTGATGTCTCAGATATTGTCAAAGACTCTGGTTTCAAAGTATTTCGGGACACTGTTACTAATGGCGGTATCGTCAAAATCCTCCCCATTCCTAACGGTAACGATGTCATTTCTAATGTCCGCATTAAACCAGGCGGCGACTTATTTAAAGAAGCCAGCGAAGCCGGTGCTAAAGGTTTAGCTTATATCCGCGTCAGGGATGATGGCGAAATTGACACCATTGGCGCGATTAAAGACAACTTGAGCGAAGAACAAAAACAAGAAATTTTGCGCCGCACAGGTGCCAAAGCTGGACATTTGCTCTTGTTTGGGGCAGGGGAAGCTGCTACAGTTAATAAAACTTTAGATAGATTACGGCAAGCGATCGCTAGAGAATTTAACTTAATCGATCCAGATAAAATCAACTTACTCTGGATTACAGATTTCCCGATGTTTGAGTGGAATGCTGACGAAAAGCGTCTAGAAGCACTGCACCACCCATTCACAGCACCCCATCCCGATGATTTGAGCGACTTAAAAACCGCACGCGCCCAAGCTTACGACTTGGTACTCAACGGCGTAGAAGTTGGCGGCGGAAGTCTACGGATTTATCAGCGAGAAATTCAACAGCAGGTGTTTGAAGCGATTGGTTTATCTCCTGAAGAAGCACAAAGTAAATTTGGCTTTCTCTTAGAAGCATTTGAATATGGTACACCGCCGCATGGTGGCATTGCCTACGGTTTAGATCGTTTGGTAATGTTGCTAGCTGGGGAAGAATCCATTCGAGATGTTATTGCTTTTCCGAAGACACAACAAGCGCGTTGTTTGTTAACAGATGCACCTTCGAGTGTAGATGCTAAACAGTTGAAAGAATTGCACGTTGCTTCGACTTATAAACCAAAGTCTTAA